TGACGATAAATCTCTGAAAAATCTTTCCTGTCTGGGGTGTCCTCCAGTATACCGGGATTAAACCCAAATAATGCAGTAGGGTTTCCCCAGTCCGCATAATCGGACTGATTGTTGTGATTTATTTGGGATAAAAAAGCCCCGCACATTATTTTTGTAGCGCGGGGCTCGTTTTATAGCTATCTGGACTTTGTTATTCTGCAGTTATTGCCATGACCCTGTAAAAGGCTCTGGGCAAAGGTTCACTATCTTCGAAATACAGGTTGGTGGTGGTGCCCATCAGGATAAAATCGCCATAAGGCTCGAAGGCGCGATAGATTTGGTAAAAATCGGCGTTTTCAACATTGTCCCAGGATAATGTGACACCGTTAACAGATTTCACCACATTCAGTTCCGGGGTGTCAAGCCCCATGAAGGCACCTATTCCGCTGAGGGCGATGATAACCGGGGAATGATCCGCGTTGCTGACAATTACAAGGTCTCCCGTGTAAGAACAGGATTCCTGGGGTGAGAAGCTGAGGTCATAATCCCGCGAATCTCCAGCATTGAGACTGTAATATAGATTGTTGCGAATCTCAAACGAATCGGAGGAAACATGTTCAGATACTGTGAAGGGATCCGGGGCGACAATGGAGCCAGACAGAACGTCGTTGCCGATATTTTGGATGGTAAATTGAAGAACCTTTTCCATGCCTGGAACCACTGTTCCAAAATCAAGAGACAATGGTGTGACCAGAATTTGCGGAGCTTGTGGCTCTGGAGCCAACATGGCAAGCCTCAGGTTTGGACGGTAATTCGAGGTGCCACCACCCGCGAAAACGTTAGTCTGGTCGCTGCCCTCAGCCACAACGAAACGATAGCCACTGGTCACGGATGTGTATTGTGTGGTTCCACTTGGATTCCAGGAGCCGATGGGCGAAAAGGCGGTGTCCACCACAATGTTGTCTTCTCCATTCCAGACGAATGGGCTGCTGAGAGGCAACATATTCCATCCGGTTTGAGTGGGTCTGTAAGAAGAGGAATTCCATACTTCGTTTAAACTTGAAGCTGGCGTCCAAGTGCTTGCGTTGATTGCGGTTGTGTGTCCCATCCTCACCACATAGTTTGGCATCGCCAAAGCTGGGATTCCAGTGACGTTGAAGCCGATTTCCTCAATGGTTATCGGCCCGAAAACCCCCGCGTTGTTCAGTTCTGTCTTGGTGTAAACAGATTGCCCGTGCAGGCTGGGATAGAATATATTTATGGGGCATGATACTGACACTCCATTGCTGGCTGTGCCACTGCCAAGTTCAACAAAACTGTATTCATCCGGAGTGACTTGGACGGTGAATGTTGGCATCGCATCGCCCTGGGGATAAGATGCCACCACGTAATAGGAATAACTGGTGCAATTTTCCACATTGAAATCTGTATAGGCAAGGCCTGAAATGGAATTTAACAGCGCACCATCACGGTAGATTTTATAGGCGCTGGGCACACCTGAAAGGGCAGGATGCCAGGACAGCTCCACCTTTTGATTACCAGCGAAGGCTTTGAGATTTTGCGCGGGTTGCAACAAATCCGCGGGCAAGACTGCCAATATTTTCAGGTTTGGCAGGTTAGTGGAAGCTGCAAGTGACGCGGGTAGGGAAGAATCGCTGCTGTTTTGGCGTGCCTGGGTTCCTGACATGACGGTGTAGGTCCATAAAGGCGGATTGTCGCTCCAGTTTTGACTTCCCTTCAGTGTCAGGATGCTCAGATTTGAGGCTCCATCATATTCAAAGGGAGTATCGAGCTGGGCTTCCATCCATCCGGAAAGCGCATTGTTCAAGAAGTTTCCATCATAAACAAGCACATAGCCTTCCAGGCTGTAAGCACCTGTTGCGAGGCTGGATAGTGAAGTATGTTTCATGTAAATCTGGACGTTTTGAATCGGATCGACATCTGCTCCACTGGACTTCTGGAAAGCTATGGAGCCGATGGTGCAGGGGGTGCCAATCTGTGACGCCAAATAGATGGCTTCATGAGATGAATACAGAAAGTTCCGGTTCAAAGGGAAGTTTTGGGTGCGTGTGCCATCGCCAATGATGATGTCAACGGTGGGGGTTGAAGTGGGGTATCCCGTAACTACGTTTGAAGCTTCGGATTCGTTTGGCCCGTAAAGAGCTGTCACAACGTAATCGTAGGTGTTTTCATTTTCCACGCTGCGGTCTTGGAATTCAAGACTGAATTGAGTGGCGATAGCTTCTCCATCACGATAGATTCTGTATCCGGTGGGACCACCCTCCAAAGGTTCCTGCCATGCAAGGCTGACCACAGCATTTCCCGAAGTTTGCGTCAGGTTTCTGGGCGGGAAGAGGTATGTTCCTCCAGGGGGTAATTTGATGTGGTCTATCCATGCGCAGTCGTCACCCGAGGCACCTGAAAGGTTTTTTTGATAGACCCAGGAAAATGTGTGAAGGCCTGAACTGACCGGGAATTCAGCGTATTCCCACCTGGTGGGACCAGACCATTGATCCACAGGTTCGCCATCGATGTGAAAACGCAGCCAGTCGCAGTCTTGTTCGGATGAAACCCTGTAAAAGAAACTGATGTTTCCGGCCTGGCTAACTGTCATTTGCAGGCTGAGGGTCGAGCTGGAGCCGTTGCCGATGGCACCAGACTTCGCTGCGTAACTTCCGAAAGGTGTATCCGTCCATGGCACAGTCCAGGGTATGGGGCTGGTGTTTTGCCAGGGATGTTGAGAAAAATCCTGGGTTTCAAAATCCTCATCGGGTGGCATAAACAAAATGATGGAAATCGTGTGTGACGAGGAAATGGAGTTTCCATCTGTGGCTTTAACAGTCAGAATATGTTTTCCCCCCGGTTCGGAAGATGTGTCCCACAGCCAAGTGAAAGGCGATGTTGTCACAGTGGCTTTCAGAACTCCGTTCAGGTGGAATTCCACATTTGTGATGTTTCCGCCTGCGCTTGAAGCATTGGCCACAACGTTCACAAGGCTGCCGTGATTGATGAACTGACCATCCGCTGGATGTGTGATAAAACACTGCGGCTGGTTGTAGTTTATCGCCAGCAAGGCTGAATGGGCGTTAATTCTGCCGGCTCCAAGTTTCCCTACATAGCTTGGATTCAGATGATAAATGTCGTCCGCTGTGTCGGTCAAAATCTGGAGCAATTCATCGTTGCGGAGAGTTCTGCCGTTGCGGTGGGCGCTTGAGACTACCAATGCAGCAACGCCGCTTACGTGGGGACAAGCCATGGAGGTTCCCTGATTGAAGGCGTAAGCTCCATTTTTATTACAACTCAGGATTCCTTCTTCCAAGGATGTGACACATTCTCCGCCCGGCGCGGAAATATCCACCCAGGTGCCATAATTTGAATAGACTGGTCTTTTATCTTTGTTGTTTGTGGCGGCCACTGAAAACACATTTTCGTAACAACCGGGATACCAGTACCCCTCAAGGTTGTTGTTGCCTGCAGAAAATATGGAGACGCCACCATTCATCACATTTCCGCCGCCATTGGCGTTAAAATAGTCGATGGCATCCAACACATAGTGTTCATACACGTTTACCGTATTGTAGCTCCAGCTGTTCTGCGAGATTGCCGCACCGTTGTCAGCGGCATAAACCGGGGCAATGTGGTGTCCTCCACTACTGGAACCGCCAGCATACACTTGGCAGCTCATGAGCCGTACACCGTCTCCAGAGCCTGAACCGCCGGCAACACCAGCCACGCCAATGCCGTTGTTGTTTACTGCAGCAACTGTTCCCGCAGTATGGCAGCCGTGGTCACCGGGGACAATCTCGTGCCAGTTATGGGCAAAATTGTAGCCATGCACATCATCGATGTAACCGTTTCCGTCATCGTCGATTCCGTTTCCGGGAATTTCACCTGGGTTCACCCACATATTTGCTGCCAAATCGGGGTGATCGGTTTGAACTCCCTGGTCGATAATGGCCACAATCACATCGGGATGACCTGTTTCGATTTCCCAGGCCTCAGGCAAATCGATGTCGCAATCCGGGCTTCCGCCCACCTGACCGGTGTTGTGGTAGTGCCATTGTTCGTCAAAACGCGGGTCGTTTGGGGTCCAGCGTTCCAGGGTTCCCTCGATGGAGGCAATTACTTCCTCAGACATTGCGTGAAGAATCTTTTTGTATCCGGGTTCAGCCCATTGCACATCTTTTTCCAAAGCGCGATAGGCAGTCACCATGTCGCGGATGTCTGTTTCGCTCTTGAATTCCAGTTGGAACCAAAGGTGAAAGCCCCACTCCACATGGCGCCATCCCCATTTTTTGTTTTGTTTGATGTCGCCAAATAGCGGCGTGATACGGCTTACACCGAACTGTTGATTTAGCGCATCCAGGGATTCGATGCCAAATTGACGCAGTTGGCCATCTTCGAAGCTATAGTTTTGCGCCAATTTGCCATGCAATTCACCAAGTTTTATGTGGATTCGTCCTTCTTCGATGGCAGAATCCGGGACTTTATATAAATCAATGTCGGGACGTTCCCCAAAATTGGGGGCTGCAAACATGAAAGCCACGCTGAACAGTGTCAGCACAGCCAAAAGGATTTTTTGCCAAGTCATGGTAACATTATCTCCTAATCTGGTTGGCATGTTTATTGTTAATTAGGTTTTAGAACCAGCTGCAGAATAACCGCTTGTTCTTCATCAAGTTATAAAATTAGCCCCGCCACTCTGAGAAAGGTGGCGGGGCCTATTGCTATTTATGGTTCATTTTGAGGATAGCGGTTGTTCTTGAACTGCTTTCACATGATAGAAAGCTTTGCTCTGGATTTCGTTGTCCTCAAAACCGAGGTTTGTTGTGGAATCCAAGAAGTCGAACGTTCCAAAGGGATCTGTGGAACGATAAATATGATATACCGTTGCTCCTGCCACTTCATTCCAGGAAAGAGCAAATCCGGTTGCTGTTTTAACAACGCTAAGCTCTGGCGCTTCAAGCCCAACAGAGGTTTCCCTGAACAGGGTGTTCGAGAATGCGGGTTGAGAGAGATTATTGCCGGTATAAACGGATTTCACCGCCCATCTGTATTCTCCGGAGGGGAGGCTGTTCCACTGGTTCTCTTGCCAGCCCAAGCCGGTGACGTTGTTGGGGGTGATTTGAATCCAGGCCGTTTCGTTGTTTTCCTCTCCCGCGAGCAAGCGCCAAATCTTGTATCCGGTGTGGGCACGGTAACCGGACGCAGTTCCTTCCATGGTGGACAATCTGAAGGTATCTTTGCGCGAATTTGTCTCAAGATTTTGAGCAAAATCTCTATGCATGGCGAAGATGCCCTCGTTGCTGGGCTGGCCATGTTCCAAGACAATTGCGGAAGTGATGGCTGGAGCGTCGGTTGGGGGGAAGTGTCCCACAAAACCTTGAAGACACCAGTTTACGTCATAGGTTGGCGCCACAGACATGAGGCTAACCCAGCCATCGCCAGGGTTGATCAAGTTGCCAAAACCGTCAATCACAGGACCGTTGTCGGTACCGGCAGGATAACGGTCGGGACCGTGTGTCACACTATAACCAAACCAAAGTTCCTCATTGCCGTTAATTACCACAGGGTGGTCCAAAACGACTGTGTTATAGGTTTTTAAGGTTTCAGGTGTGAAAGCTTGCTCTGTTCTTAGAACCGCGGGTGCAGCTGCATTTCCGCCGCTCCAAACCTGGATGGTGAAGTTGGCTGTATCTGCTGGCCAAAATCTTACGGCTCGCAAGCTTTGGCCTTCGTAATCCCGCATCACAGAGGCGGGGAATCGGGCGGCGACGCTAAATGTCCCGCCCCCATTTATGCCCAGGCTACCATTGCTGGCTTGGGTGGTATATTGCAACCACTCTCCACCCTCGGAAGGAGGAGCACTCCAAGTGAGGTTTACCGCGTTTCCGGCATTCTCGGCAGTTACGAATCTGGGGGGAAGGGTTCCTTCCGTGAGCGCGATATTGAGAGTTGTGGATTGATTTCCCACAACCAGCATGTTCTGTATGTTCCAAGGCGAATAACCCGCCTTTACACAGGATATTTCATAGGTACCACGGTAAACGAAGAATTCGTAACGTCCCTGGGAGTTGGTTATTCCGCTGTATTCTCCGGCTGTCACTCTTGCCCCGGCGATGGGCAGGTTTGTGGCAATATCGGTCACAATGCCAGTGAGGACGCCGTTCATTCCCTTGGGAATCTCGTTCGAAAAAGACGGACCGGAGCTAATGAAATTTGTATAATGAGCCTTCACTGCATATTTGTATTTGCCAGTGGGCAGAGATGACCATTCATGATCCACAAAACTTCGGGTGCTGATATTTTCATCTGTGAGCTGTTCCCAACTGCTTTCGTCGTAGGCATCTTCAGAAAGAAACCTGAAAACCTGGTATCCTTCCAAAGCGCGATCGGGGTCGCTTTCATCGTCAAATGACGCCAGTGTGATCTGTGGGGCGCGGCTTGGCGCGGAATGCCCCACATAGCCTTGAATGTTCCAGTTGTAATTCAGATCTGGTGCCATATCCAGCAGGGTTGCCCATGACCCCTGAATGTGCATCATGTTTCCAAAACCATCCGCCGCGGGGCCAGTATCACAGCCCACGGGGTAACCACCAGTCACCACACTGCGGAGACCAAACCACAGTTCTTCAGTTCCGGTGATGAGCACAGGCTCGTTCAGGGTGACGGTATTATATGTGTTGAGTGGAGCGGGCGTAAAGGGTTGTTCAAGAATCAAGTTTTCCGGAGCAGCAGCTGTTCCACCAGTCCAGACACGGATCGAAAACTCTCCCGGGTCTGCAGGCCATACTTTTACAGCCTGAAGGCTCATGCCGGCGAAGCTGGTGAGGGCGGATGCGGGATAGCGGATTACAGCGTCGAAATCTACCGCGCTTCCCGTGCCGATCTTGTTTCCCACGTTGTTACCGCTGTCATAGTGAATCCATTGGCCAACGTCGTTCGTAGCCGGCGAAAGCCAGGCAACAGACACCTTTGAAAAGTCGAAGGCTTCTGTGGCTACAACACTGCGCGGAGGGTTGGAGAGTTCACGCAGGATGATGTCGCCCATATCCACGTTCGAACTTTCAACTGTCAAGTTTCCTGTATGTTCGCGATATCCGCTGCGCTTGATGCTTATGCTGTATGTTTTATCCGAATATACGTTTGGAATGGTGAAGAAGCCCTGGGCATTCGTGGTGGTTTGATAGTTTTCATATCCGTTCAATTTGATTGTGGCGTTGTTCAGACCGGCTTCAAAATTATCGCTACCCACCACGCG
The DNA window shown above is from Candidatus Cloacimonadota bacterium and carries:
- a CDS encoding S8 family serine peptidase — translated: MTWQKILLAVLTLFSVAFMFAAPNFGERPDIDLYKVPDSAIEEGRIHIKLGELHGKLAQNYSFEDGQLRQFGIESLDALNQQFGVSRITPLFGDIKQNKKWGWRHVEWGFHLWFQLEFKSETDIRDMVTAYRALEKDVQWAEPGYKKILHAMSEEVIASIEGTLERWTPNDPRFDEQWHYHNTGQVGGSPDCDIDLPEAWEIETGHPDVIVAIIDQGVQTDHPDLAANMWVNPGEIPGNGIDDDGNGYIDDVHGYNFAHNWHEIVPGDHGCHTAGTVAAVNNNGIGVAGVAGGSGSGDGVRLMSCQVYAGGSSSGGHHIAPVYAADNGAAISQNSWSYNTVNVYEHYVLDAIDYFNANGGGNVMNGGVSIFSAGNNNLEGYWYPGCYENVFSVAATNNKDKRPVYSNYGTWVDISAPGGECVTSLEEGILSCNKNGAYAFNQGTSMACPHVSGVAALVVSSAHRNGRTLRNDELLQILTDTADDIYHLNPSYVGKLGAGRINAHSALLAINYNQPQCFITHPADGQFINHGSLVNVVANASSAGGNITNVEFHLNGVLKATVTTSPFTWLWDTSSEPGGKHILTVKATDGNSISSSHTISIILFMPPDEDFETQDFSQHPWQNTSPIPWTVPWTDTPFGSYAAKSGAIGNGSSSTLSLQMTVSQAGNISFFYRVSSEQDCDWLRFHIDGEPVDQWSGPTRWEYAEFPVSSGLHTFSWVYQKNLSGASGDDCAWIDHIKLPPGGTYLFPPRNLTQTSGNAVVSLAWQEPLEGGPTGYRIYRDGEAIATQFSLEFQDRSVENENTYDYVVTALYGPNESEASNVVTGYPTSTPTVDIIIGDGTRTQNFPLNRNFLYSSHEAIYLASQIGTPCTIGSIAFQKSSGADVDPIQNVQIYMKHTSLSSLATGAYSLEGYVLVYDGNFLNNALSGWMEAQLDTPFEYDGASNLSILTLKGSQNWSDNPPLWTYTVMSGTQARQNSSDSSLPASLAASTNLPNLKILAVLPADLLQPAQNLKAFAGNQKVELSWHPALSGVPSAYKIYRDGALLNSISGLAYTDFNVENCTSYSYYVVASYPQGDAMPTFTVQVTPDEYSFVELGSGTASNGVSVSCPINIFYPSLHGQSVYTKTELNNAGVFGPITIEEIGFNVTGIPALAMPNYVVRMGHTTAINASTWTPASSLNEVWNSSSYRPTQTGWNMLPLSSPFVWNGEDNIVVDTAFSPIGSWNPSGTTQYTSVTSGYRFVVAEGSDQTNVFAGGGTSNYRPNLRLAMLAPEPQAPQILVTPLSLDFGTVVPGMEKVLQFTIQNIGNDVLSGSIVAPDPFTVSEHVSSDSFEIRNNLYYSLNAGDSRDYDLSFSPQESCSYTGDLVIVSNADHSPVIIALSGIGAFMGLDTPELNVVKSVNGVTLSWDNVENADFYQIYRAFEPYGDFILMGTTTNLYFEDSEPLPRAFYRVMAITAE